The bacterium genomic sequence GCGCGTGTTGATCGCCAACTCGCTGCTGGTGCCGGCGTGGGCCAATGCCGCCTACTTTCGCGAGCTGGAAGATCGCGGCCTGATCATGTACGGCCAGATGACCGCCGGAAGCTGGATCTACATCGGCACCCAGGGCATTTTGCAGGGAACCTACGAAACATTTGCCGCGGCCGCGGCCAAACATTTCGGCGGCTCGCTTGCCGGACGGCTGGTGGTCACCGGCGGCATGGGCGGCATGGGCGGCGCGCAACCGCTGGCCGCCACCATGAACGGCGCCGCCTGCCTGGTGGTCGAGGTCGACCGCCAGCGCGTGGAACGCCGGATTCAGCAGCGCTACTGCGACCGGCTCGCCGAGAATCTCGATGAGGCGCTGGCCATGTTGCACGCTGCGCAGAAGAACAAGCAGCCGCTTTCCGTCGGCCTGGTGGGCAACTGCGCCGAGGTTTTGCCGGAGCTGGTGCGCCGCGATCTCGTGCCCGATATCCTCACCGATCAAACCTCCGCGCATGACGAGTTGAACGGCTATGTGCCGCACGGCATTCCCTATGCCGAAGCGTTGGCCTTGCGCGCCAGCCATCCCGCAGAATATATCAAACGCGCCTACGCCTCGATGGCGGTGCATGTGCGCGCCATGCTGGAACTGCAAAAGCGCGGCGCCGTCACGTTCGATTATGGCAACAATCTCCGCGCGCAAGCGCACCGTGCCGGCGTGAGCAATGCCTTCGACTTTCCCGGCTTTGTGCCCGCCTACGTGCGGCCGCTCTTTTGTGAAGGCAAAGGCCCGTTCCGCTGGGCCGCGCTGTCAGGCGATCCGCAGGACATCGCGGTGACGGATGAGTTGGTGCTGCAGTTGTTTCCCGCCAATCAGGCGCTGCGCCGGTGGATTGAGATGGCGCGCGCGCGTGTGGCCTTTCAGGGATTGCCGGCGCGCATTTGCTGGCTCGGCCTCGGCGAACGCGCCCGTTTTGGCCTGGCGCTCAACGAGCTGGTCGCTGCCGGCAAAATCAAAGCACCGGTCGTAATCGGCCGCGACCATCTTGATTGTGGCTCAGTGGCCTCGCCCAATCGCGAAACCGAAGCGATGCGCGACGGCTCGGATGCCATCGCCGACTGGCCGATTCTCAACGCCCTGCTTAACACCGCTTCCGGCGCCTCCTGGGTTTCGGTGCATCACGGCGGCGGGGTGGGCATCGGTTATTCGATTCACGCCGGACAAGTCATCGTCGCCGACGGCACGCCCGAAGCGGCGCGCCGCCTCGAGCGCGTGCTGACCAATGACCCGGGCATCGGCGTGGCGCGCCACGCGGACGCCGGCTACGAGCTGGCCCAGCAGGTGGCGCGCCAACGCGACGTCAAGATTCCAATGCTGCCTTCATGACGGCACTTCTTATTCACAATGCCCGTCTCGCCACGCCGATCACCGCCGAGGGCGAGACCCCGGATTGGACGGTGCGCGAAATTTTTCCCGCCGCGCTTTATTGTGAGAATCGGCGCATCGAGCGCATCGGCGAAGAGGAAGCCGTGCTGCAGGATTTGCCCGCCTGCGACGAGCTGGATGCCGAGGGCCGGCTGTTGACGCCCGGTCTGGTCGATTGCCACACCCATCCGGTCTTTTTCAATCACCGCGCGCATGAATTCGTGCAACGCACGCAAGGCGCCACTTATCAGCAAATCGCGGCGGCGGGCGGCGGCATTCGCTACAGCGTGCGTGATTTGCGCGCCGCCACCGAAGAAGATTTGCTGCAGCGCGTGCTGCACCGCCTCGATGTTTTTCTGGAACACGGCACCACCACCATCGAAGCGAAGAGCGGTTACGGCCTGAGCCTGGAACATGAGTTGTTGTCGTTGCGGGTGCTGCAGCGCGCCGCCGCCAAACATCCGGTGGAGATCGTGCCGACTTTTCTCGGCGCGCACGAAGTGCCGGACGAATACCGCAGCCAGCGCGGCCAGTACGTGGACTTGATCATTCACGAGATGATGCCCGCGGTCGCAGCGCAGGCGCTGGCGCGTTTCGCCGACGTATTCTGTGAGAGCCATGTGTTCAATGAGGTCGAGGCCCGCCAGGTGCTGCAGGCGGCGGTTGCGCACGGTTTGCGTCCGAAGATTCACGCCGATCAGTTGACCGAAAGCGGCGGTGCGCGTGTGGCGATTGCCACCGGCGCAGTTTCCGCCGATCATCTCGAACATACGCCGGCGGAGTTGCATGAGCCGCTGCGCCAAGCCGGCGTCGTGCCCGTGCTTCTGCCCGGGGCGGATTTTTTCCTGGGTGCGAAGAAGTACGCCGATGCCCGCGCAATGATCGCCGCGGGTCTGCCGGTGGCGATCTCGACCGACTTCAATCCCGGCTCGTGCATGACCGAAAGCTTGCCGATGATCATGACGCTCGCGTGCCTTGCTCTTCGCCTGACGCCGGCAGAAGCGCTGGTGGCCGCGACGCTGCACGCGGCCCATGCCATCGCGCAGGGGAACCAAATCGGCTCCCTTGAAGTTGGCAAGCAGGCCGATGCGGTTTTGTGGGAAGCGGATTCGATAAACGAGATTCCCTATCACTTCGGCGTCAATCTGGCCTGCACGGTTGTCAAGAAAGGCCGCGTGGTTTTCACGCGCCATGCCTCACACCGGACTTTGTATGAGACCTTCCTTCACTCCTGAGTGCCACATATGAGTTTTCAGCCCAAGATGAGAAAGTGGTTGCCGATCGCGCTGGCTTTGGCCACCTCGGCTTGCACCAACGACTCCCCGCTCGCCATTGATTCCGACCTGCTGCTGCCCGGACAGCGTGGCCAGGCCGCGCTGCAACTGGGACCGGTGGCGGCCACACTCGACAGTTCCGCCGCGCGCACCATTCCGATTGCCGCCGGTTACGTGCTCGCCGCCAATCTCGATGAGATTGAAAGCCATGCGCTCGTGCGATTCGACAGCTTGATCGCGCTGAAGAATCCGATCACCAAAGCAGTGCTCAACGTGACCGTCTCGCGCACAGCCAACGATATCAACACCACCTACGCGCTCCTGCAGGCGCACGTGGTGCGGGCTGCCTGGGACCCGGCGACCGTGCAGTGGGAAGACATGGCCTCCGGCCAGTATGATCCCCAGCCGTTGAGCACCAGTTTGGGATCCCGCGGCGCAACTTTATACTCCTTCACGCTGGACACCAGCGTAGTCAACGCCTGGCGCCGCAAGGCCCTGCCCAACTACGGCTTGTTGCTCGATGTGCTGCCGGTGGGCGTGGGCATGGAGATCAGCAAATTCACCATGCAGCTCGAAGTGAGCAACACGCCGGCGTCCGTGAACCAGACCGCCACGCACGCAGCCTTTGTGGCGCGTCGCCTCCCCGGCGCGGAGCTCCTCCCGGGGCCGGTTTACGTCGGCCACTATGTCGGCAAGAATGAGAAGTATCAAGCCTCGTTGTTTTTCGATTTGGATTCGATTCCCAAGGGTGCCACCATCAGCCGCGCGGTGTTTCGCGCCCAGATCGACACGACGCTTTCCCAGTTTGCGCACGGCCCGGTGAACCTGGAATTGCTGCTGCTCACCGATCAACAACCGGATCCTGTCAAAGCGCTGGCCGACACGCTCGGCCCTTTTCGCCGGTTCACCGTGACGGCAGCCAGCCGGCAGGTGGAATCGGTGATCACGGACTTGGTACAATACGCAATCAACAACTCGCAATTCTACGGGCTGGCGGTGCGTGCCTCCGGCACCCTGCTCGATCGCAGCCGCATTGCCTTCTACTCGCGCGAGACGGATCTGGCGCGCGCGCCCCGCTTGCTGGTTCACTACACTTTGCCGCCGGCAGGACGATGAGTTGCCCGGTTGTTCTCCGGCATTCACCAGCCCTCGGCAGTTAACCAACTTCTATTTTTGTCACCATGATGAAGCGTGCCCGCAATCGTGTTCTGCTCTTGATGATGCTCTTGGCGGTATTGCCCGAGTTGCTCGCCGCCCAGTCGATTTATTCGCGCCGCGGCCTCGGCTTGATCCGCTACCGGGACGATGCGAAAGCCGTCAGCATGGGAGGCGTGAGTCTGGCAATCGCGGACAGTGTGTCGATCTATTTTTTGAATCCCGCGAACATGGCCAGCGTGACCACCACGCACATTCAAGGCGGTTTTCTTTACGATCGTACGAGCTTTTCCAGCCAGGGCAACAACCTGAGCTTTCAAGACGCCAATGTCAGCAGTGTCGGCCTGTTGCTGCCGCTCAAACGCGGCTACACCCTCGCCTTTGGTCTGCAGCCCTATAGCCGGGTCGAGTATTCCTTCAGCGGCAAGGGCGCCACGGATTCGACGCAATATGACGAATCGCTGGTGGGATCAGGCGGGCTGGACAATATCTACATTGCGCTGAGCGGAACCATCGGACGTGTACGCCTGGGCGTGGCCAGTGATTTCTATTTCGGTTTGATCGAGCGGACGTGGGAGGTGCGTTACGACAATGCGCTGTATCGCGACACCAAAGATGCAATC encodes the following:
- the hutU gene encoding urocanate hydratase encodes the protein MATATARQIRAPRGTTLSCKGWVQEAALRMLMNNLDPEVAEIPEALVVYGGRGKAARNWECFDAIVRCLRALESDETLLVQSGKPVGVFRTHAEAPRVLIANSLLVPAWANAAYFRELEDRGLIMYGQMTAGSWIYIGTQGILQGTYETFAAAAAKHFGGSLAGRLVVTGGMGGMGGAQPLAATMNGAACLVVEVDRQRVERRIQQRYCDRLAENLDEALAMLHAAQKNKQPLSVGLVGNCAEVLPELVRRDLVPDILTDQTSAHDELNGYVPHGIPYAEALALRASHPAEYIKRAYASMAVHVRAMLELQKRGAVTFDYGNNLRAQAHRAGVSNAFDFPGFVPAYVRPLFCEGKGPFRWAALSGDPQDIAVTDELVLQLFPANQALRRWIEMARARVAFQGLPARICWLGLGERARFGLALNELVAAGKIKAPVVIGRDHLDCGSVASPNRETEAMRDGSDAIADWPILNALLNTASGASWVSVHHGGGVGIGYSIHAGQVIVADGTPEAARRLERVLTNDPGIGVARHADAGYELAQQVARQRDVKIPMLPS
- a CDS encoding DNRLRE domain-containing protein, encoding MRKWLPIALALATSACTNDSPLAIDSDLLLPGQRGQAALQLGPVAATLDSSAARTIPIAAGYVLAANLDEIESHALVRFDSLIALKNPITKAVLNVTVSRTANDINTTYALLQAHVVRAAWDPATVQWEDMASGQYDPQPLSTSLGSRGATLYSFTLDTSVVNAWRRKALPNYGLLLDVLPVGVGMEISKFTMQLEVSNTPASVNQTATHAAFVARRLPGAELLPGPVYVGHYVGKNEKYQASLFFDLDSIPKGATISRAVFRAQIDTTLSQFAHGPVNLELLLLTDQQPDPVKALADTLGPFRRFTVTAASRQVESVITDLVQYAINNSQFYGLAVRASGTLLDRSRIAFYSRETDLARAPRLLVHYTLPPAGR
- the hutI gene encoding imidazolonepropionase; translated protein: MTALLIHNARLATPITAEGETPDWTVREIFPAALYCENRRIERIGEEEAVLQDLPACDELDAEGRLLTPGLVDCHTHPVFFNHRAHEFVQRTQGATYQQIAAAGGGIRYSVRDLRAATEEDLLQRVLHRLDVFLEHGTTTIEAKSGYGLSLEHELLSLRVLQRAAAKHPVEIVPTFLGAHEVPDEYRSQRGQYVDLIIHEMMPAVAAQALARFADVFCESHVFNEVEARQVLQAAVAHGLRPKIHADQLTESGGARVAIATGAVSADHLEHTPAELHEPLRQAGVVPVLLPGADFFLGAKKYADARAMIAAGLPVAISTDFNPGSCMTESLPMIMTLACLALRLTPAEALVAATLHAAHAIAQGNQIGSLEVGKQADAVLWEADSINEIPYHFGVNLACTVVKKGRVVFTRHASHRTLYETFLHS